The Polyangium aurulentum genomic interval AACTGCCGCACGATCCACAGCCCGAGCCCGAAGCCGCCGTAGTGGATCGTGCCGACGGCGCGCTCGAATCGCTCGAAGATCCGCTCCTGCTCCTCGGGCGCGATGCCGATGCCGTGGTCGCGCACGCTCAAGTACACGTGACTGCCTTGCCGCGCCGCCTCGATCTCGATGGGGTTGCCGGCGCCGTACTTGATCGCGTTGGCCAGGAGGTTCGTGAGCACCTGATCGAGCCGCGCCGCATCCCAGCGCCCGACCATGTCCGTGCCGATCGAGATCGAGAGCGTGCTGCCCGACACCGCGAGCGGGTCGGCGAAGCGCTCGGCCACGCGCCGCACGACCTCGCCGAGATCCACGTCCTCGATCTCGAGCGTGAGCCTGCCCGAGCGGATGCGCGAGATGTCGAGCAGGTAGTCGATGAGCTGCCCGGTGCGCTCGACCTGGCGCATCGCGGTCTCGAGCCTGGGCACCGCCCACTCGTAGGAGAAGCGCTCGGGCGCCTTCTGCGCCATCCTGAGCACGCTCTGCATCGTGAGCTTGAGCGTCGCGATGGGCGTGCGCAGCTCGTGCGAGGCCATCGAGAGGAACTCGTCGCGCGCCCGCACCGCGGCCGACAGCTCCGCGTTGAGCCGCGACAGCTCGGCCGCCCTGCGGATGACGAGGCCCACCATGGCCCCGCGCATCTCCCCCGCGGTCGCGACCTCCCACGACTGCCAGGGGTGCGAGCGCCCGCGAACGGTCTGCTGCCAGATGGCGAACGAGGTGCGTGGGCAGAGGCGGAGGGTCCTCGGATCGACGGTCGCGGGCACGTTCGGATCGCCTCCCCAGCGCACGGTGCGCAGAAGCTCGGCGCGGAACCAGAGCAAGAACGTGCCGAGCTCGGGCGCGAGCGCCACCGCGAGCAGGCCGCTCGCCACGGGCGCGAGCGAGGCTGCCCAGGGCAGGTGCTCGGCCAGGCAATCGGTCGCGAACACCGGGCTTCGGATGTTCGTGCGCATCCACTCCGTGATCGCCGTGATGTCCTCGGCCTTGGGCGTCTTTCCCTCGACGGCGATCTCTCCGTCGACCACGGCCACCCCTGTCGCGTCGACGAGCCCGAAGAGCGTGGAGATGTTGTCGACCAGCGGCCGCTGCGCGCCTGCGCTCGTCATCTGCTCGACGGCGCTGCCCGTCACCTGCACGGCGTGCAATCGCTGCTCGGCCTGCTCGTGGCGCGTGCGCAGCTCGATCTGTAGCGAGACGACCCGGCCGACGAGATCACAGATGCCGCGCCGGTAATACGACACGAGGTGCGGGGTGCGGTGGTGACAGGCGATGAGCCCGTAGAGCTGCCCCTCGCAGAACAGCGAGATCGTCAGCGAGGCCCGCACGCCCATGTTGCGTAGGTACTCGACGTGGACGGGCGAGACGCTGCGCAGCATCGCGTAGCTGAGGTCGAGCGGGCGCCCCGTGAGCGGGTTGTTCGGCGGATGGATGGGCGAAGGGCGGTACTCGATGTCGCGGATGAGGCGGATGCAGTTGCTCGCGTAGAGCCGCCGCGCCTGCGGGGGGATGTCCGAGGCCGGGTAGTGCAGGTGCAGGTACGGCTCCATCTCGGGCTCGCGCGCTTCGGCGACGACCTCGCCGTGCCCGTCGTCGTGGAACCGGTAGACCATCACGCGGTCGTAGCCGCTGAGCCGCTTCATATCGCGCACCGACAGCTCGAACAGCTCGGACAGCGATCGCGCGCACTGAAGGCGTTCGAGCACGTCCTCGATGCAGCCGGAGGCCTGCTCCTCGTCGTGCAGCGCTTGCTCGAGCTCGAGCACCACGAGCCCCTCGGATCGGTGCAGCACGGTCTCGAACGGGCGTCCGGCCACCTTGATCTGGGCCGGGGTCACCGCGCGCAGCGACGGGCGGCGCACGGCGCGCCCGAGCCACGCGGCCGAGTCTGCGTCGAGCAGGGCCTTCACAGGCGTGCCGACGAGAGCGCGAGCGTCCACGTCGAGCCACGCGGCCGTGCTCTCGCTCGCCTGGACGATGCGCAGCTCGGGCTCGAGCAGCGAAACGAGCACGCCGTGGGGCTGCACGCTGCCCGGGATGTGGATGGGCTCGCGCTCGCAGGCGGAGAGATCCACCGGCTCGCCTGAAATCTCGATCTTGCTCGGTTGCGCCACGGCCAGCATTCCTCCGCGGTCCTGCGCCCCGCGACGTTCATGGGGAGCGTGCGCGCGCGAGTCACCCCGCCGGTCGACATTTGCGGCCTGCAAAGCCGCACCCAAAGGCCGAAGCCGCCCGGGTCGACGGGGCGCGGGCCGTCACCGCGCTGGCGTCGTGCGACCGACGCGCGCTACAAGAGTCCGGCGCATGGAGCGGGTCATCGTCCACGTCGACATGGATGCGTTCTACGCGTCGGTCGAGCAGCGCGACGATCCGGCCCTGCGCGGCCGCCCCGTCATCGTCGGCGGGCATCCGCGGCGCGGCGTGGTGCTCGCCGCCTCCTACGAGGTCCGGCCCTTCGGCGTGCGCAGCGCGATGCCCATGGCGCGCGCCGTGACCCTCGCCCCGGGCGCCATCGTCGTGCCGCCGCGCTTCTCCGCTTACGTCGAGGCGAGCGAGCGCATTCACGCCATCTTCGAGAGCGTCACGCCCCTCGTCGAGCCGCTCTCGCTCGACGAGGCCTTCCTCGACGTCACCGCCTCCCGCGCGCTCTTCGGGACGCCCGCGCAGATCGCCTCCCACGTGCGCGAGCGCATCGCGCGCGAGATCGCGCTGCCCGCCTCGGCCGGCGTCGCCGCGAACAAGTTCGTCGCCAAGATCGCCTCGGATCTGGCCAAGCCGAACGGGCAGTGCGTGGTGCCGGCCGAGGAGACCAAGCGCTTCCTCGCCCCGCTGCCCGTCGGGCGGCTCTGGGGCGTCGGGCCGAAGACCGAGGCCGAGCTCGTCAAGCGCGGGCTGCGGACGATCGGCGACATCTCGGCCCAGGACCCGGCCCAGCTCGCGCGCGCCCTCGGCAAGCTCGGGCCGCACCTGTACGCGCTGAGCCTCGGCATGGACGATCGCCCCGTCGTTCCCGATCGCGAGCAGAAGAGCCTCGGGGCCGAGGACACGTTCGAGGAGGACCTCGCGGGCCACGAGGCCCTCGCCCCGCACGTGCACGCCCAGGCGCTGCGCGTGGGCCGGCGCCTGCGCCGCGCGGGCCTCGTCGCGGGCGCGGTCGTGCTCAAGCTCAAGTTCTCCGACCACACGCTGGTCACGCGACGGACGACCCTGCGCGAGCCGACCGACGACGGCGGGACCCTGCACCGCGCGGCGCTCGGGCTCCTCGAAGGCATGTCGCTCGACAAGCGCGTGCGCCTGACGGGGGTCACCGCGCACGACCTCACGCGGGGCGGCGGCCAACTGGGGCTGTTCGACGCCGATGCGGCCCGCACCAAGCGCCTCAACACGGCCCTCGACCGCATCGCCGAGCGCTTCGGCCCGGGCGCCGTGGTCCCCGCCGATCTCGCCTCGCAGGGCCGCGAGTCGGACGAGGAAGCTCGCCGGAGGGTCGGGGCGGCGCGGTTCGACGCGATGGAGAAGAAGAAGCGAAACGATCGCTAGCCAGTTGTCTCTGCCCGTGCGCGCAGCTATGGGGGGCGACGTGTCGACTACCGCTACCCTCGATGACGCCCGCGACACCAAGCGGGTCTTCGTCTCCTCGCGCCTCGGCTCGCTGCTCGCCGTGGCGCCGCTCGGCGTGTGGACGGTGAACCACGTATGGGACAACCTCGCGGCCTTCCAGGGCCCCGAGGCCTGGCAGCGCGCGGTCACCGAGCACCCCCACCCCGTCGCGCACGGCGTGACGCTCGCCGTCGTGCTCCTGCCGCTCGTCCTGCACACGATCTGGGGCATCGGTCGGCTGCGCAGCACGGCGCCGAACAACACCCGCTACGGCTTCTTCGCGAACTTCCGCTACCTGCTCCAGCGCGTGAGCGCCGTCGGCGTGCTCTTCTTCCTCGGCGCGCACATGTGGCTCGCCATGCTCAAGCCGCGCCTCCTGGAGGGCCACGCCGAGCCCTTCGCCGACATCGCGCACGAGATGCACCACCACGGCCCCACGCTGATCGTCTACGTGCTCGGCACGCTCGGCGTCGCGTATCACCTCGCCAATGGCATCGGCACCTTCGCGATGGGCTGGGGCCTCGCCGCGAGCCGCAAGTCGATCCGCACGATCGAGCGGCTGTCGATCGCCTTCTTCCTCGTCCTGCTCGCCATGTCGTGGGCCGTCCTCTACGCGATGTGGCGCGCTGGCGCCTGACGGCTCGCCTTCCCGCACGAGCACGAAAATCCAGCCCAAAACGCGCTCCGCGTTCTTCCGTTGTCACGCCCTCCGGCTCCCGATAGCTTGGCCGCTGGTTTGACATGAGCAGCGCAGCGCGATCCCTCCGACCGGCTTCCTCCCTTCCCTTCCTCGGCCTCTTCGCTCTGCTCCTCGCAGGATGCGGCGGCGGGGACGAGCCGAGCTTCACCGCGCCCGATCGCGCGCCCTCCGACCGCACGCCCATCACGGCCGCGTGCGACGACAACGACGCGCTCCGCTGCCTTTTGCCCTGGCCCTCGAGCACCTTCACCCAGAAGGACGCGTCGACCGAGACGGGCCTGCGCCTCGCCATCGAGGCCGAGAAGCTGCCGTCGGCCGACGACCCGCGCTCGCTCAACCTCGCCGACGGCTTCTCCCGCGTCTCGCCGCTCATGACGGGCTTCTCGACCTTCCTCGACCCGAGCTCGTTCGGGGCGCCGGGGCAAACCCCGGTGAAGCTCCTGCTCGCGCAGCACGATCACCCGAAGCGCGGCGAATCCGTCCCGCTCAGGCTCACTTCCTTGGAGGGCGAGGACGCGACCTTCCCCGAAACCTTGCTCTTCGCCTACCCGCTCCGCCCCCTCGAGCCGAACGCCGATTACGTGGCCGTGGTGACGGACGACCTGAAGACCGACGCCGGCGCTCCCCCCGAGCGCTCGCGCAAGACCGAGCTCGCCCTCGGCCTCGCCACCCCCGCGTCGCAGGCCGAGGCCGATTTCGCCGCCTACCACGCCCCCACCCGCGCGCGCCTCGCCGAGGCGGGCATCGACCCCGCGCGCGTCGTGCGCGTCTGGGATTTCACGACCCGCTCGGGCGACGACGCGACGCACAGGCTCGCGGACATGCGCGCGGCCTCCATCGCCGCCGTCGACGCGGGCGAGGTCGAGGTCGTGATCGAGAAGGTCGAGGTCCCCGCCGATCCGACGATCTCCGCCATCGTCGAGGGCCACCTGTCGGGCCTGCCGTCGTTCCTCGAGGAGGACAGCGATCTATCGCTCGACGCCGCGGGCGAGGTCGTCCCGGCCGGCAAGCGCGAGGCGCCCTTCCGCGTGCTCGTCCCCCAGGGCCCGGGCGATTATCGGTTTGTCATGTTCGGCCACGGCATGGGCGGCAATTACCACGACGACTCCTTCGACGCCGAACTCGCGCAGAATGGCATCGGCAAGGTCGGCATCCAGTTTTATGGCTGGACCGACAAGGACGTCATCGACACGTTCGTGACCATGGTGCGCATGGCCGAGGCGACGCACCGCTCGTCCGCGCGGCTGATGCAGGCGATCGCGGACGGCTCGGCCATCCAGCGGGCGGCGGCCTCGGTGCTCGGCGACGCGCTCTCCGCGCCCATGCTGGGCGGCAATCCGAATCCGGCTGCGGGGCGCAGGCCCGACGGCAGCGTGCCGATGTGGGCGGGCGGCTCGCTCGGCGGCACGATGGGCATCGTCTACGCGAGCGCCGATCCGGACATGCATTACGGCGTGCTCAACGTGCCTGGCGCGGGCTGGACGCACTTCGTGCCGCAATCGATGGTCTACGACACCGTGCGCGGCCTCTTGCGGCCCTCGTACGGCGGAGATCTCGACGTCGGGTTCGCGCTCGCGATGAGCCAGTCGAACTGGGACGCCATCGACGGGGCGGTCTGGGCCGATCGGACGCCGGACGAGAAATCGGTTTACCTCGTCCAGGAGAGCATCGGCGATCCGGTGCTGCCCAACGTGGGCTCGGACATGCTGGCCGTGGCGACGGGCGCGACGCAGGTGGGCGCGGTGCTCGTGCCGATCCACGGCGTCCCGACGGCCAACGAGGCAGCGGGCAAGACCGGGCTCACGCAGTTCAAGATCTCGGGCGACCCGTACGACGTGCACGGGTTCGCCGCGGGCGGCTCGCTCGCGGGGATCGCGGCGCGCCAGCAGATCACGGCTTATCTGAAGTCTGCGTGGGAGGGGCAGCCGAAGATCTCGGTACCCGCGAGCTGCCCGGGGGGCAACTGCGATTTCAGCGGCATCAAGTGAGGGGCTGACGCAAGGCCTGGCGCGTCACTCCCACGCGGGCGGCTGAGGCCCGGGGACGATGCCCGCGATGTCCGGGTCTTCCCCGGGGGCCACGCCTTCGCGGGGCTTGTCTTTCTTGCGTTCCTGGCGGTTCGCCAACTTCTCGCGCTGCTTTTCCTGCCGCGCGCGTTCTTTCTGGCGCTTCTGCGCTCCCTGCTTTTGCATGCGACCCTGCCCTTTCGACGCCTGGATTGTTCGACCTTGAAAACGACAGCGCGGCGGAGCCCGAAGGCCCGCCGCGCCGTTTCTGGGTTCAGGCTGGGATCAGTAACGACCGCGCCCGCCACCACCGCCACGGCCGCCACCGCCGCCGTAGCCGCCACCGCCGCCACGACCGCCGCCGCCGCCGCCGAAGCCGCCGCCGCCGCCGCCGTCACGCGCCGGACGCTCCTGGGCCTCGTTGACCTTGAGCGTGCGGCCGTCGAGCATCATGCCGTTGAGCTGCGCGATGGCGTTGTTCGCCGCCTGGGCCGAGCCCATGGTGACGAACGCGAACCCGCGCGGCTGCCCCGTTTCACGATCCGTCGGCATCGACACCTCGCGAACCTCGCCGGCCGCCGCGAAGGCGGACTCGAGCGTCTCGCGAGTGGTGCTGTACGAAAGATTGCCTACGTAGAGACGATTACCCATGACACATGGCTTCCACGGCTACCTGCTGCGCGAGTGCGCTCGTCCGCCATTCGATGGAGCCGTGAGATCGAACGGTGTCGTGCCGCGCGGATGAGCCCGCGCAGGCACACGGTGCGTCAGTCCAGTCGTTCGATCGAGCCGTGTCCTCCCCCCCAGGGTTGAGAGAGAGCAGAGAAAGCGTCGTGTCGATGGCCAGTGACGTTCGTGAGCGAGACCAACCTACCCTGGAGCGAGCCCGCCCGCAAGCGAACACATCTGTTTTTCCTTTCAGGTTCGGCAGCGACGGATCTCCGCAGGGTAGACAGCGCCGAGCTGGCTAGGTCGGCGGCTCGGCGGGCTCGTCCATGCCATCGACCATCACCGGGTCGCTCTGCTCGGCCAGGTGGGGTTTGCCCTCCGTGTCGATGTAGTGCCCGCTCCGCTTGGCTTTGGTTTCGAGGTAAAAACGGTTGTAGTCGTTCGGCGGGATCACGTGCGGGATGCGCCCGCCCACGGTCACGCCGTACTGCTCGAGCTGCGCAATCTTGTTCGGATTGTTCGTGATGAGCCGGACCGATTTCACCTCGAGGCTCGACAGCATGTGCGCGGCCACCGAGTAGTCTCGCTCGTCGTCGCGGAAGCCGAGCGCGAGGTTCGCCTCGACCGTGTCGAGCCCCTGGTCCTGCAGCGCGTACGCGCGGACCTTGTTGATGAGCCCGATCCCGCGCCCCTCCTGGCGCAGGTAGAGCAGGATCCCCCGCTCCATCGACTGGATGCGCCGCAGGCCCTCGAGGAGCTGGTCGCGGCAGTCGCAGCGCAGCGAGCCCATCACGTCGCCCGTCAGGCATTCCGAATGCAAGCGCGTGGGCACGTCCTCGGCCCCCACGACGTCGCCGTGGATCATCGCCACGTGCTCCTTCGCGTCGCGGTTGTTCCAGAATGCCACGATCCGGAAGCGGCCGACCCGCGTGGGCAGATCCGCGAAACCCACGACGCGCACGCACACGCTCGACGGGCCGTAGCCATTGCAGTCGTGCTCCTTGTCGCGCTCGACGAGCCGCTGCAGCTTTTCGTATGCGCCATCCATGTTCGCCACTCCTCAGCCGCCAGAAGGGGCCGAGCGAGCCTCGATGACGATGACGCGCCCGTCCTCCCGCGCCTGCATGCCCCGACGGCGTAGCAGCAGGGCCGGGCCCTCGACAAGCGCGGGCGGACGATTTTCGTGGTGATGACGCCGGGGCGCGGAAAAGTTGGCCGAACGGCGGTGAGCGATCGATAGCCCCCCGGGTGTCGCCGATCCGCGCTTTCCTGTTCCCGGCCGCCCTCGCGTCGGCCCTGACGTTGACCACGGCGGGCGCGAGCGCCGAGCCGAGCCACCTCGGCCTGCACCGCGTGCGCGTCACCAACGACGCCGCCTTCGCCGTCGGCGCCCGCGGCAAACCCGTGCGGCTCACGCTCGATCCGGACCTGCAGCGCACAGCCGAGCGCCTCCTCGCGAGCGCCGACGCGCCCGAGGCCGCGATCGTCGCCTCCGACGTGCGCACCGGGCGCATCCTCGTCTGGGCCAGCCGCGGCGACCGCGACTACGTCGCCGAGCCCCATGCCCCGAGCGCGAGCCTCTTCAAGATCGTCACCGCGGCCGCGCTGCTCGACGGCGGGCACGCGAACGAGGGCACGCGCGCGTGCTGGAGCGGCGGCGATCACGACATCAAGCCCGCCGATCTCGAGGGCCGAGGCAGCGCGTGCACGACCTTCGGCGAGGCGCTCGGCAAGAGCATCAACGTCGTCTTCGCGCGCCTCGCCAAGGACAACCTCGAGGCCTCCGACCTGCGCCGCATGGCCGAGAACGTGGGCTTTGCGGGCGACCTGCCGATTGACGTGCCCGCCCGCGCGGGCCGCGTCGAGATCCCCGACGATCCGTTCGGCATGGCGCGCGCGGCCGCGGGGTTCTGGAACGGCAAGCTCTCGCCGCTCGGGGCGCTGTTCGCCATGCAGACCATCGCCAACGGCGGCGAGCGCGTGCGCCTCGTTCTGCGCGATCCGGGCGTCCCCGTCGCGCGCGTGGTCGAGCGCCGCGCCCTCGATCCGCGCGTCGCGCGCACGCTCACCCGCATGCTCGAGGTCACCACGCGCCGCGGCACCTGCGTGCGCGCCTTCCGCCGCGCCGACGGCACCCGCGCGCTGCCCGGCATCAGCGTCGCGGCCAAGACCGGCACCCTCGTGGGCAAGCGCCCCGCGCGCATGTTCTCGTGGTTCGCCGGATTCGCGCCGACAAACAAGCCCGAGATTGCCGTCTCCGTCATGCTCGCCAACGATCTCACCTGGCGCACCAAGGCCAACGTCGTGGGCCGCCAGCTCCTCGAGGCCTACTTCGCCGACCGCGCTCGCTGACAGCGCCCCGGCCGCGCCCGGGTTTGGCGCTGCTGTGGCTCCAATCACACAAGCTGGGCATTCCTCGGGCGCGGGCGTTTTTGGCTGCGCGCCTGAGCGTGGGATGTGCAACCATTGCTCGCCGGACGTCGTCTCGGTCGCCCCGGAGAGCTAGGATTCGCGCGTGCTCCATCCCGTCGCCCGGCAGCTTCCGCTCTCGCACGAGGCCACCGCCCTCGTCGTGTCCGCCGATGGCAAGAGGCTCGCCGCGTCGGCGCTGAGCAAGCGGCAAACCGTGCTGTTCGAGCTGCGCACGGGCCGGGTGCTCTTCAAGCTCGGCGTGGGCGCGACGGCCCTCGCCTTCTCCCTCGACGGAGCGCGGCTCGCGACGGCCTTCTCCGACGACCGCCGAGGCCCCCCGAAGTCCGCCTCGCCGCCCGAGCTCCTGGTCGACGAGCCGGGCCGATCGGTTCGCATCTGGGACCCCGGCACGGGCCGCTGCTTGACGCCCTCGCCGTGGCGGGGCGAGGCCCCTGTCGCCTTCTCGCCCGACGGCAGCCTGCTCGCTGCGGCTGCCCCTGCGGCCGAGGGCGGCGTGCTCGTCCTGCGCGCCGACACCGGAGCGCTCGTCTGCTCGCTGCCCATGCCCCAGCCGGGCGCGCTGAGGAGCCTCGCGTTCTCGCCTGACGGCCGCTGGCTCGCCGCCACCACCGGCGATGCGCCCGCGGTGCTCTGGTGTTGCGACCGCTGGGAGCGCGAGGCGCCCCCGGGCGTGCGCCCGAACGACGCGGCCGTCGCCTTCGCGTCGAACGAGGCCCTCGTCGCGGCCGCGAGCCCCGATTGCCGCGTGCGGATCTTCTCGCTCGATCGGCCCGACGAGCCGCGCGCGGTCCTGTCGGTGGCGAACGGGCATCAGCTCCTGCGCGGGATCGAGGCGCTCGTCTTCTCGCCCGACGGCGCGCTCGTCGCCGGCCGAGGCCGGTCGGGCGCGACGCAGATCTGGAGCGCCCTGCGCGCTCGCCCGCTGTGGACCGCGAGCCCTGGCCCGCTCGCCATCCTGCCCGGAGGCAAGAGCATCGCGGCGTGGTGGTACGGCGCGGTGTGGCTGCGCGACGCCGAGACGGGCGACTTCGTCGTCGCGGCGAACGAGGTCGAGGCCCCGTCCGACGCCGCTCCCGACACGCGCCCCGAGGGCCCCGCGAGCCGCCCCGTCACCCTGCGCAGCCGCGATCTCGAGGGTCGCCGCGGCGCTGCGGCCCTGCCCGTCGCGCCCGTCATCACCGAGGCGCAGGAGGGCCCGTCGAGCGAGTCGCTGCGCGCCGCCGCCGAGCTGCTCGGCAGGCTCTCGTCCGCGTGGGCGGAGTCCGGCTATCGCAAGGCGCCGCTCGTCGCGGGGCGCGACGCCGATGGCCTCGGGGTGCGCCTTCCGCTCGGCAGCGGCCTCGCGTACGTGCAGATCCGGCCGAGCGGCGCGGGCTTG includes:
- a CDS encoding ATP-binding protein; amino-acid sequence: MAQPSKIEISGEPVDLSACEREPIHIPGSVQPHGVLVSLLEPELRIVQASESTAAWLDVDARALVGTPVKALLDADSAAWLGRAVRRPSLRAVTPAQIKVAGRPFETVLHRSEGLVVLELEQALHDEEQASGCIEDVLERLQCARSLSELFELSVRDMKRLSGYDRVMVYRFHDDGHGEVVAEAREPEMEPYLHLHYPASDIPPQARRLYASNCIRLIRDIEYRPSPIHPPNNPLTGRPLDLSYAMLRSVSPVHVEYLRNMGVRASLTISLFCEGQLYGLIACHHRTPHLVSYYRRGICDLVGRVVSLQIELRTRHEQAEQRLHAVQVTGSAVEQMTSAGAQRPLVDNISTLFGLVDATGVAVVDGEIAVEGKTPKAEDITAITEWMRTNIRSPVFATDCLAEHLPWAASLAPVASGLLAVALAPELGTFLLWFRAELLRTVRWGGDPNVPATVDPRTLRLCPRTSFAIWQQTVRGRSHPWQSWEVATAGEMRGAMVGLVIRRAAELSRLNAELSAAVRARDEFLSMASHELRTPIATLKLTMQSVLRMAQKAPERFSYEWAVPRLETAMRQVERTGQLIDYLLDISRIRSGRLTLEIEDVDLGEVVRRVAERFADPLAVSGSTLSISIGTDMVGRWDAARLDQVLTNLLANAIKYGAGNPIEIEAARQGSHVYLSVRDHGIGIAPEEQERIFERFERAVGTIHYGGFGLGLWIVRQFIEQMGGHVTVQSAVGQGATFTVELPLAAEVRSGGVQNV
- a CDS encoding DNA polymerase IV, whose protein sequence is MERVIVHVDMDAFYASVEQRDDPALRGRPVIVGGHPRRGVVLAASYEVRPFGVRSAMPMARAVTLAPGAIVVPPRFSAYVEASERIHAIFESVTPLVEPLSLDEAFLDVTASRALFGTPAQIASHVRERIAREIALPASAGVAANKFVAKIASDLAKPNGQCVVPAEETKRFLAPLPVGRLWGVGPKTEAELVKRGLRTIGDISAQDPAQLARALGKLGPHLYALSLGMDDRPVVPDREQKSLGAEDTFEEDLAGHEALAPHVHAQALRVGRRLRRAGLVAGAVVLKLKFSDHTLVTRRTTLREPTDDGGTLHRAALGLLEGMSLDKRVRLTGVTAHDLTRGGGQLGLFDADAARTKRLNTALDRIAERFGPGAVVPADLASQGRESDEEARRRVGAARFDAMEKKKRNDR
- a CDS encoding succinate dehydrogenase, translated to MSTTATLDDARDTKRVFVSSRLGSLLAVAPLGVWTVNHVWDNLAAFQGPEAWQRAVTEHPHPVAHGVTLAVVLLPLVLHTIWGIGRLRSTAPNNTRYGFFANFRYLLQRVSAVGVLFFLGAHMWLAMLKPRLLEGHAEPFADIAHEMHHHGPTLIVYVLGTLGVAYHLANGIGTFAMGWGLAASRKSIRTIERLSIAFFLVLLAMSWAVLYAMWRAGA
- a CDS encoding RNA recognition motif domain-containing protein, which codes for MGNRLYVGNLSYSTTRETLESAFAAAGEVREVSMPTDRETGQPRGFAFVTMGSAQAANNAIAQLNGMMLDGRTLKVNEAQERPARDGGGGGGFGGGGGGRGGGGGYGGGGGRGGGGGRGRY
- the ribA gene encoding GTP cyclohydrolase II, with the translated sequence MDGAYEKLQRLVERDKEHDCNGYGPSSVCVRVVGFADLPTRVGRFRIVAFWNNRDAKEHVAMIHGDVVGAEDVPTRLHSECLTGDVMGSLRCDCRDQLLEGLRRIQSMERGILLYLRQEGRGIGLINKVRAYALQDQGLDTVEANLALGFRDDERDYSVAAHMLSSLEVKSVRLITNNPNKIAQLEQYGVTVGGRIPHVIPPNDYNRFYLETKAKRSGHYIDTEGKPHLAEQSDPVMVDGMDEPAEPPT
- a CDS encoding penicillin-binding transpeptidase domain-containing protein, whose protein sequence is MSPIRAFLFPAALASALTLTTAGASAEPSHLGLHRVRVTNDAAFAVGARGKPVRLTLDPDLQRTAERLLASADAPEAAIVASDVRTGRILVWASRGDRDYVAEPHAPSASLFKIVTAAALLDGGHANEGTRACWSGGDHDIKPADLEGRGSACTTFGEALGKSINVVFARLAKDNLEASDLRRMAENVGFAGDLPIDVPARAGRVEIPDDPFGMARAAAGFWNGKLSPLGALFAMQTIANGGERVRLVLRDPGVPVARVVERRALDPRVARTLTRMLEVTTRRGTCVRAFRRADGTRALPGISVAAKTGTLVGKRPARMFSWFAGFAPTNKPEIAVSVMLANDLTWRTKANVVGRQLLEAYFADRAR
- a CDS encoding WD40 repeat domain-containing protein, which produces MLHPVARQLPLSHEATALVVSADGKRLAASALSKRQTVLFELRTGRVLFKLGVGATALAFSLDGARLATAFSDDRRGPPKSASPPELLVDEPGRSVRIWDPGTGRCLTPSPWRGEAPVAFSPDGSLLAAAAPAAEGGVLVLRADTGALVCSLPMPQPGALRSLAFSPDGRWLAATTGDAPAVLWCCDRWEREAPPGVRPNDAAVAFASNEALVAAASPDCRVRIFSLDRPDEPRAVLSVANGHQLLRGIEALVFSPDGALVAGRGRSGATQIWSALRARPLWTASPGPLAILPGGKSIAAWWYGAVWLRDAETGDFVVAANEVEAPSDAAPDTRPEGPASRPVTLRSRDLEGRRGAAALPVAPVITEAQEGPSSESLRAAAELLGRLSSAWAESGYRKAPLVAGRDADGLGVRLPLGSGLAYVQIRPSGAGLRVLLTVTADESDLDPPPSSGLVRLSRWIRERISTEARRQAAADREWAAELAPEGREGEVRIERGPGSITITLDRATPLTLDDLASLVHTADRVFHEGRRPASRRAINGTSAPVSGSNAPISEGTKPPTHRSGGAIS